DNA sequence from the Thamnophis elegans isolate rThaEle1 chromosome 4, rThaEle1.pri, whole genome shotgun sequence genome:
ccAAGGGACATGCCTGTGCTGGAAAAGGAGCACCTGGTTTCCAGCGCtcaagtcttctggttactgggtttccagcactgctgcatgcataagggccagctgatcattacgtccacatgtgcaccagaaacccagaagaggaagaaaaatccTGGCAATATGGCTCTGTGTACCACTTCAGGCATAGgtcataggtttgtcatcacagcAGTAGAGCGATACTGTGATTCTTACTTACTGTGAAGAAATTAAGGCTGTTTGGAAACAGTTACTCAAAAATTATTTGTGAGATTGTCTGATACTATAAAAGTGGATATAACAGGATTTAAAAGAAGAACTGATTTTTACTGGATAAAACAGTAACGGAGACTGGTTTGAAAGTGGAtttggatttgtttgtttttaaagaaatcccATGCTACAAGAGTAATATTGAAAAGATGTGGATtagaaaatggatttaaaatgGCAGACTACAAAAGTAAAATGGATAAGTATGCCACAATAGATTTACGTTTGAAACTGCCTGATGTTTTAATAACTAAAGGgggtgaataaaaataaataaatcagacaaattatttggaaagcttttttattttagatttacaAAAGGGCTGTATTACTACTAAAATTCTTCCTAaaaggagacaaaaagaaaacaagagtttTCTTTTTAGTTTAGTTTGGGGGTTATTATTTGATGGGATTAAAGATCAACCTTTTTAAACACAAGGAATGTATGGTGAACATTTTTGACCACTTATTTGAGATATAGTTTCTGGTAACTATTAATGGAATTTCATTTTGATCAGAACTGAGTAACAAGGTTTCAAATATCTgttaataaatgaaaatagatTTCTTTTGCTATATTTCATAGAAAAGTGATGAGTTGGAATACAAAATTGATTTCTTTGATTCAGGTTAAAATAAGTAAGTTACAATTTTTGGTTCTTAATTGACTTTTGTTGATTAGAACTGCGTTATGAGTTTTTACAATCTGATTATTAATAAGGAATGTGATATGGGAAGAAGaattttttaaacattgtaaTACTAAAGAAGGTGTTAAATTATTGAAGTTTACATTGATAAAGACGGAAGGGGAATGATCTTTTatatatctttttccttattttttattttcttttttcactctctttgtacttctttttttctcaattcaGTTTATATTGTTTTTCAATTTGTGTTACTCTTTTACTTTTGTATTGCAaaccttaataaaattatttcaaaataggaAAAGAAGTGAATATATTATTCTCATACTTTTAAAACTAACATAGTGGATACATCATGAAAGGATTGGAAGAGATATCAGTGTGAATCAAAATTAGATTAACAAAATCAGATATGCAGGAACCCTAACTTTGTTAGCTGAAAGTATAGAAGATTTTGAAGAACTCTGTTGTGTCCTCCCAGTGCAGCTGACAGCTGAAGCCAGAGCTGGAAGAAGAGCTGATTGGCTCTGGCATGGCTGCCGGCCGGCGGGAGAATTGCTGTTCCCTGATTGGTTCCaagcctgacagctgtcaagtataaatagctgtcaggcgggcgctggttcttgttcttgttctgaaGTGTTCTGTGTTACAATAAAAGCCTGTTTGAAAGAACCCTCTCCTCAGTGCCTGAgtatttaaaactggcgacgaggatgtgTGACACGGACCCTGTTCACGTCCCAGCCATTGCTGCCACTTCTGTCTTCGCCGTGTTCCGTCCTGAGGTGGAATCGTGGGATGCGTTCCTTGAACGCTTTGAGGTCTTCTTACAGGCTCACGATCTCACGGACTTGtctgaggggaggaagagaggcgtCTTCCTCCATTATTGCGGCCCGGAGATGTTCGCCACTGCACGGGCTCTGTCTACTCCTATGCCCGTGCATACTATGCCTTTGGAACTGTTAATGGCCAGGCTCAAGCTACACTACGAGCCTACTCCTTTGTGTTacgcctgccatcagttcttcagGTGGTGCATCCAGGCTGAGGGCCAATCCATCAGCCAGTATGTTGCCGCTCTGAGGGCCACTGCAATCCACTGTGAGTTCGTGGATTTGGATGACGCCCTCCTTGAACAATTTATTTATGGCCTCCTCGACATCAACCTCCACTGCTGCATTCTTTTACGATCTGAGCTGACCCTGAAGATCACGGTGGATGAAGCCCACGCCTATGAAATGGCCGGGAAGTCCACTCCTGACCTCCGCCGTTTCCCTCTGTCAGCCTTGGCTTCGCTGCCTCACTCCTCCGTCCATTGCCAGCTCAGGCCCAATGATTCCCGGTCTGAGCTCGATCTCTCCATTGACCGCCTCAAGACTGTGTTTCTTTGGGATGGCAGTGTCTGCCTCAGCTGTGGCGGCTGCCACTTCAGGTCCTCCTGCCGCTTCTGCTTGTCCCTTTGCCGCAAGTGCGGAAAGAAGGGCCACATTGCGGCCATCTGCCACTCGACTCCTACCAGCCGCCGGCCCGCTTCTGCTCCTTCCTCTGCCCACCACGTGTGTTATGCCGTTTCTGACCCAGAGGGCCCACTTCCTGACTGGATGCTTGACTCTGTCTCCTCTTCTCTGGGGGGCTGGGGTAAGATGCATCTCCGCGTCTTCATTGATGGCCGCTCCTGCCCCATGGAGTTGGACATGTGCTCGGCCCGCTCAATCATTTCCTGGGACACGCTTAAGGCCCTGCTGCCGCATCTCCATCGGAGCCATCTCTCTCCAACTTCCTGTCATTTGTGGGACTACCAGGGCAACCCTATTCTCATTTTGGGCTACGGCACCTCATCCAATATGGACAGTTTAAGGGCCCTCTGCCCCTGATCGTTGTCCGCAACCCTCTAGCTTCCCTACTAGGGCTCATCTGGTTCCGAGCCTTCGGTCTCTCCATTATAGGCATCAATTCCCTGTGCCTGGCTTCCTCCCTCGATTCCCTCCTGTCTGAATTTTCTGATGTCTTCGATAATTCCTTGGGTTGTTATTGGGGCACCCCCATCTCTCTAAATTTGGACCCCATGGTGGTGCCCATCCTTAAGGCCAGGCAAGTGCCTTTTGCACTTTGGGCACGGGTTGAACCTAAGTTGGACAAACTGATCGCACAGGGCATCTTGGAGCCCGTGAATCACTCCCCTTGCTGCCTATTAAGTCTGATGGATCCATGAGGATCTGTGCGGACTATAAGACAACTGTCAACAAGGCGTTGCAGGCCCACCCCTATCCTGTGCCGGTCATGCAACATGTGTTGCACTCCTTGTGCCAGGGCAAAATCTTTGCTAaattggacctggcccaagcGTACCAGCAACTGCCCATAGACGAAGCAACCACTGTGGCGCAAACTATCGTGACACACCATGGTGCCTTTAAGTGCTGCCGACCAATTAGGTGTCAGTGTTGCCCCCGGCATTTTCCAGGGATTGATGGAGCACTTGCTCCATGGGATCTCTGGAGTCACGCCGTATTTTGACGACGTCCTGATTGCCGCTGCCAATCAATCGGGACTCGTCAAAATACTGCGGGTGGTGCTGACAAGATTTATAGCTGCTGGCCTCCGCTTGAAGTGCTCTAAATGTCAGCTGGGCATCCCTTCAGTCGAATTTTTGGGCTACCTCATAGATTCTCGAGGTATCCACCCCACTCCCGCCAAGATTGATGCAACAAACTCCTtatgaaataaataatgtaaagtgaaaaataatccaatttaatgttaaatattaagaAGTGTTAACATATGCTTAGTAAACTTATATTTGACAATGAAATATAGATAGTTTTGTTGTCTTCGGCTTTAGAATAGATAAAGATGGGAGTGTGCGGGAGAAATAAATAGCACATTAATCTTTGGGAATAAAGTAATGACAATTTTAGGTAAGAGCAGGAAGGATAAAGAATTTTCAGTGACAAAAGCATCAGAATAATTAAAGCCATAGTCTTCCAGCGGTAATATACAACTGCGAAAGCTGGACCCTGAGAAAGAGCAGGAGAAAGAAGATGGATGCCTCCAGTTACAGTCTTGGAGATATTTACTCATGAAGTGCAAGAACCAGCAGTAATCAATTTTGTATCAAATAAAGGTTAGCTGCTCAATTAAAGCCGTGATAAGCAAGCAGAAATCTCCCTACTTACACTAGGTGAGAAGATACAGCCTCGGGGAAAAATGTTTGCTCTTGGCAGGAATTagaaaaagtggaagaaaaggcaGGCAATGAATAATGTGAAAAATCAAATAGATTACTGGAATGTTATTACCAAAGACAGGGCAAAAAGATGAGCATTGACCACAAAATCCAACCTGCTTTATGACAACTAACCAACTAATTAACTTACTAACTTAACTATTTTTTGAAGCTGATGGAAACAATTATTTGTACCTTCTTCCGGAAATTACTATGCATCATTTATGACAAAGAGAAATTAAGTATATTACATATATTCTTCCATTGGGGACTTACTACATATTACAAATTATGTGATACATCTATTCTTGGACTCTGCCATTTTGGGTGCCAGAAGCACTGTgaaccagtcctttgctatttccaggccagccccacagACCAGATTTAAGCAACCTGtgagccagatccagcccacaggccttgagtttgacattcctgatccagcagttcgatcctaatACTGCAGGGCAAGGTGAACTCCCATCACTTGCTTCAGATACTGCCcacctagctgtttgaaagcatgcTATATAAAAAAACTTTCCTGAGGAAACAAGTTTCATGTGGATGCTTAGAATCCTGCTGGTGCTGGACCTTCCCTGTTGCAATGCCTGTTTGTGAGGGGGTTTTCTGTAGAGAGAGGGCCCAGATGTTATTGCAGggaattttcttgtttttctttctggtaCAGAGCTAGATTTCCCTATCTGACACACTTGGAAAGTCTGCAAGCATGAACTAACAGGGTTAGTAGTCCTAGGCAGCCAAACTACTCTTCAGTATTAGCATTGTAGTttcctggctaatgtaacattgccatatgataaataaaaataacaacacaTCAACCCAGTGGAGAAACCAAGATGACTTATTGACAACAAGAGTTTTGTAAttgcagcatataaatgcaataaataaatacaacaaattaAAATCTAAAGGAATTAAGGTGTGATGAAAACCAACAGTCCCACACAAACGTGGAACTAAATGGTTTTTGGAATAATTTTGGAACAACTAGACATGTAATGAAATGAGAAGCTGGGTTTCTGTTTTATAACTAGTATCTTTCTATGTGTCTTCTATCTTGTCATCTTCTGGTGTATCAAACAGATGGTGAACTGGAACAACGGGAAAAGATTATTTGGATTCTTCTACAAGGTGTACTTTAGGAGGTCTGGGTGGCGGAATTGTggcttgatttttatattttctcatCATATAGTACTGGTCTTCGGTAATCTCTTCTACAATTGATTTTATTTGGGGATGCACACTATCGTCTGGATATTCTCTCAGCAATTGGAAGGACATATTTAAACAGTGCACAGAAACTTCCCAAATCTCTGTGGGATTATTGAGATTGCTGATTAACAAGTAAGAATCGTTGATTTTCTCTTCAAGCTGCAGATAGGGAATGCCAACCAAAATATCTTCCTGAGTGGAAAGATCCCTTATGCCAACTGTGACATTTAACGGAAGGTGGGAATTGTTGCAAAGCTCCGAAAGATCATATTGATTCCTATCATGCACAACTTCATTAAagcctccttccatgaacatcggAAGAAGGACGGTCTTATTGACTTTATTTGGCAAGATAATTTGTTCACAAGGTAATGCAGTCTCCACACACTTCCTTCCATATTCAACAACTTGGCTTTTCTGGTACTTGGGAATCAAAAAATTATCCCCAACAGAAACAGAGCACATGTCTTCATGCGGACAGTCAAAAGCTTTTGTAGCTACAACATGAAGCTTTTCCTTCATGTCCCTTGCTATTTCCAGGTCATAGGCAGTTGGGAATTCACGAGGTTGTCTCTTGAATTTCCCTTTGTAGCTCTCAGGAATTAAAAAGTATCTTTTAGAGGAATTATTCTTGATTTCAGAAGCTAAGATTCTTCCAGCCTGAAACTTTTTGTAAATTACTATTTCTCTGCCAGGACACAGGAAATTATAAGAATGCTTGTTTCCAATGGAGTCTTCAATTATAGCAACAACAAAAGGGGATCCATTCTCTGCCTTTTCTAATATATCTTTCACTGATAATTGCTGGAGAAAAGTATTAATATTGTAATGGTCAGTGACATCTTCAACTTCAATATCTAAATCAGAATGGAAATGAACGATCTCTTTTTGAACtggaaaagaaagatagaaacaAAATTTTGGTCAGTTTTCAATGGTATAATGGTGCTAAATACCCAAAAGCCCGTTATATAAACATTAACAGATTTGGATATCTTTAAGAAAACTTCCTCtctctgttgtttttttccttgttttttgtaGGTTAGGTAGTAAGGTGCTTTCAGACAGAAAGTTGCTATAAACTATATCACATTGCATTACTATAAAGCAGACTATGCAGTATTGCTTTGTCAGAAAAGCTGTGAGAATATTGAGGCAAATGTTCAATGAAAGGTGCAATCAGTTGAACCTTTCACCTCCATGAAATTCATCAGAAGAAGCAGGCAGCAATACAATAGGAGTTTCATTTTGGGCAATTCCACACTTCAGTCTAAGTTGCTAGTTCCCCTTGCAGTTCCTGGGTGTTTCTGAAACCAACTTCAGAAATCCCAGTTAGTAATTAGCCCATGCTGGAACTCAGTCTAGATTATGGCCAACACAAgccctaagtcaggggtgtcaaactggcagaccATGAGTCACAtccatcacatgcaggccacactcaccccagctccgcaaaggcaaaaacccCATCTTGATACGTCTTGTGACATCAACCTGACACagccagtttgacacccgtaAGTGGTCGTTCCCCGTTTCCTGCCTTTCCAGTCCCCTTGCCTTTCCTAGATGTTTGCATACATGGAAGTCTTCATATACCCCTTCCCATATATTTCCTTTGATACAAAGGCAAGtccttcctttgttttctttccctccccttgtGGCACCATCATTGCTTTGAGGTGACAGTAGTCACAACAATGGGGAAGAAGTTGTTCTTTCTCTCCTACTTCCTTCTGTTGGAAGAACCATTGGAAATAGCAAGGAAGAATAGCTTAGCTTAATAGAAACAAAGttgtaatataaatatatttttgaaccatggtggcacagtggttagagtgcagtactacaggctacttctgctgactacaatttggcagatcgaatctcaccaggctcaaggttgactcagccttccatccttccgagggtggTAAAATAagaacctagattgttggggaccataggctgactctgtaaacctcttagagagtgctgtaaatcactctaaagtggtatataagtctaagtgctattgctatttttaagaataaagaaaaggggataaaatctCTATAGCAGTAGAATGAAGGGATAGAAAAGCAAGGGGAAAATGCCTCACTTGTCCAGAAACTATAAAGAATGTGACCATTGGGAGAGAAAAGACGTGAGGGATATATAAGCTTCTGGGGCTGGGGTTCATTGTTAATAGACTTAATGGGCTATTATTGAATCAAGTAAAAGATTATTGGGGAGGGGTATGAGCAACTGCTGATCAATAAATAACACAACAGCCCAGCAATCCAGGATTAATTAGCTGCCTAGGGCAATGACCAGCCACTATAAGGGGGAGGCTATTCCAGGGACTGcagccaatcagagctgaagatgctAGCAGGGTTGACAAAGACCTGTAGGCCATCTATTTTGAAGGGCTTAAGATATCTTGGGTCAGAAAACAGCAGTTTTCAATGGAAGCTggaaaatccatccatccatccatccatccatccatccatccatccatccatccatccatccatccatccatttattttagtttgtcactcatgtataagataataggAAAGAatgaacatgaataagaacacagaaaatgggtacaaataaatggggacagtaggacagggacattaggcatgcCCCTACAATGGGGCACATTCACAATGGACTGGGTTTGGGGATAAAATGACATCATCAGTTTGTGTACTCAGGAAACCATGAGTTACTGGCAATGGACCAGGCAAAAAATCTGGATCAGCTGATAGAATTATTTCTTGTTGGAATTAAGTTTCTTGTCTATTAAGAATGTCACTATTTCTTAGATTTAACAGGGAGGACAGTTCTTCTGAAAACAAGCTACACAAAGATTCACTATCACAGGGGAATAATGGAGTAATAAACAGTCCTGAAAAACCTATAGATAATTCCAAGTCATCTATCTCATCTCACATATTCTGTATGCATAGCCTAACAGAAAATAGTTGGATGTAGGCACGTAATTGAAATCGACCTTTGCTTATGAAACTTGCTATTTTGCGAGGATGAAAGCACCTTTCATGTATTTCTGGCTTCATGTTCACAGCGACTGCATAATCAAGGttaatgatggtgatggtgatgctTCTCTTGCTTCTGGCCTTCCATGTAAAATCTACAGCTACCTCTGGTGATATAATATTTTTAGAACAATCACTTCAGCAGCCCTCTCTCCTCTGAAACTCACTGCTAAAGATATGACCATGAGAGGAGAAATTGCAATGAGGAACACAAAACCTGTAAAGGGACAAGCACCAGGAAAAATTGGTGCtaagatctggcccatggggccgatttggaaacagcgaaggaccagtctgtggtgcctctgccagtgaaaatggagctcgggagggccatgtgcagcactcctgagctccattttcactgacagagggttgcaggaggctatcacagctgaaaacaaagCCTGGGagtctattttcactggcagagcactcaggccaccacaagtgcacctgacacgagtgacgttgagctgccCATGGCCACCCTGGCCATGATCCTCCCGGCCCCCtgaggtaaaacacaaccctgatgtggccctcaatgaaatcaagtttgacacccctgccctaatctactctaccctaccctattctaacTTGTTATTTATCACAGAAGCATACTCTGCTGTTCTCAGTTTGTCAGAAAGAAAGCTAAACTAGTGTCCCTCTCATTGAAGCTTtttgattttggttttaattaggaGCATTAATTTATGTCACTATCACCACCACTGCTACACTACTATGAgacctctcccccttcctccaccaCCATCTGCAGCCTGAATTAAAGTTGTCCAAAAATCAGATTACTACCTCATTGGTGTGCAATAGAAGTAtttatcaaattttatttttagctTTGGCATATTAGTTCTCGATGAGAGaataaagtggttttttttagtcCATTAGCCCTTGTAGTCAAGCCctattttcatttgaaaatagCCTTTTAGGTCCTCAAGTCCAATCCCTTACTGAACACCAAAATCATAATTAAAGCTTTCTTCAACACATCCAAGGGATAACAGTGAGTAATTTGTTTAACTGCTGAACTGCTCTTAATATTAGGATGGTCTTTGCTAACCTTCAGTAAAAATGTTCTTTCTTGTCTGCATTAGCTTTGTTTGGAGGATTTCAGACAAAAACTTGAAATAATTCCAGTTGGAATTTTGCAGTTCATTCACTGGGTCTTTGTATTTAGTAAAGCGTATGTTTGTAAGCAGGACATACCCCAATGCATATATCTAGTGAAAGATGCTTAGGATCCAAAGGGACAAGTACCATTTAAATAAACTGCATGGTACTATAAATTGATGTGTCAGATGCTgcttcattcaataatcaggaaagaaaaccactcaactctatttgtttgaaattaagtgtacttttactaattacaaacgaatagtagcaaagcacaactgagtctggttaattgggcgcgaaagcaatgaatatcatgtataggtcaatcccctccccttggcaccccagcccatagtccaataataattcacccaactgtcaagtgggagatatcttcaaaaaacctcatcaggatggaatgctggacagttaaccttggcgggaaactcccttcctccacatgtgcaatgagaaggtcaggacagcttctagaatattcctccagcacataatgattcccctcccaaataccatgcccccctccctgtttcaatggcagctgaagcagcagcaagacAGAGGCTGatatccggccctcctccagaaaagggaggTCAAacctgcagaaatgaaagaacacagacaaacagacagacaacatgACACAGAAGAGACATacgggaagggggaaaaaaaggaaaattagcagtccatccaagaatcagggcttgtcagggtaggcagagtagaacttgtggagcagacgaggagcccgaacatgggacttatcaacccattcagtgtgagatgggggaaaatgcttccaaaccaCAAGGTATTGGACACGGTTCCTTCGTTtatgagagtccaaaatctcacggacCTCAGTCCGTTTTCTATCAGCATGCTTCTTATGAGAGCGGGGTGCAACATCTAGAGCCCAAATTGTCAAAGGCCACACCTCCTGAAGGCGGTCACTCCACTCAGATAGTGAGGACACTTGCGGCTGCTCGCGAGGAATCTCTGGAATGGGCATAAAATCTTGCCCGTACACCACACGGAAAGGGGTAAAGCCAGTGCTACTGTGCatggaattgttgtaagccacttcagcatgaggcaataattccacccaatcatcttgctgctATTTGATGAAACAACGTAGATATTGTTcaagcacagaattagtcctctcgcaggccccattagtctgaggatggtgggaggagcttaagccCTGAGCGGAGCCAATCCATTTTAGGAATTCCTTCCAgaatagggaggtgaactgaacacccctaaTCCGAAATGATGGGGTCGGTTACCCCATGTAAGTGATATATATGTGaaatgaacatcttagcgagagacttagcggaagggatcttggagtaaggaatgaaatgaacttgcttggagaataagtcagtaacaacccagataactGTGTT
Encoded proteins:
- the THEMIS gene encoding protein THEMIS encodes the protein MASSLKNFIHSLDPKSLPRILQIQSGFYDEGSMYEKLGHECCLSTGDVIKVVALEIKKILANNLGNEDVSIQSTTAELPLNFPGLCKVVADKTPYVNVEEIVSKVWIGPTQQEQPWFCCSNDIHVENLIIKQGEKIVFKSVEDRNETLTVNCEIKRNDQIHTFLLPCSQEGEFYECQDDQIYTMEEIAEWKIPKSRTRKVLFLNTSDDAGFSLELLPKNFGSCGILEAIYEVHAVMKFQKEIVHFHSDLDIEVEDVTDHYNINTFLQQLSVKDILEKAENGSPFVVAIIEDSIGNKHSYNFLCPGREIVIYKKFQAGRILASEIKNNSSKRYFLIPESYKGKFKRQPREFPTAYDLEIARDMKEKLHVVATKAFDCPHEDMCSVSVGDNFLIPKYQKSQVVEYGRKCVETALPCEQIILPNKVNKTVLLPMFMEGGFNEVVHDRNQYDLSELCNNSHLPLNVTVGIRDLSTQEDILVGIPYLQLEEKINDSYLLISNLNNPTEIWEVSVHCLNMSFQLLREYPDDSVHPQIKSIVEEITEDQYYMMRKYKNQATIPPPRPPKVHLVEESK